In Jeotgalibaca arthritidis, a single genomic region encodes these proteins:
- a CDS encoding DUF1858 domain-containing protein, with translation MKEISLKDTVFETVSKFPEIREVIISLGFAPLRDDKMLQTAGRMMTLGRAAKQFGLSYETVAQKLAEHGFTVKESEL, from the coding sequence ATGAAAGAGATTAGCCTTAAAGATACCGTGTTTGAGACAGTTTCTAAATTCCCTGAAATTCGTGAAGTTATTATCAGCCTTGGGTTTGCACCTTTACGCGATGATAAAATGTTGCAAACAGCTGGCAGAATGATGACGTTAGGTCGTGCAGCTAAGCAATTCGGTTTAAGTTATGAGACTGTTGCGCAAAAATTAGCAGAGCATGGTTTTACAGTAAAGGAGTCTGAACTTTAA